The region GCAGGATTAGCAGTCTATGTCTATGGTCGATGTCCGGGCCGCCATGCCCGACGTTCACCGCTGGTACAACCACGAGCGCCGTCATTCGGCACTCGGCGACGCCACGCCCTGGGTTACACTCATCTCACCGGCGAACGCTCGCAATGCCGCTTGAAGTCAAACCTGGAGCATTACCACCTGGGAACCGACGCCTAGGTAAGGTTGCAGCGCACCTGCTTGTGAGAAAGGCGGAGTGCGCTCCCTTTCTGTTAGGGTACAGATGCCTGGTCGCTGAAGCCCAGGCGAGGTTGCAGCGCACCCGCTTCTGAGTAGGAGAAGCTGAGGTGCGCTCCCTTTTACTCAGCGTTATACGGATTCTCAACCCGAACCTTGTTACCCTTCGCTCGTCTGATCCTCCAAGCCATCAGACAACGCTACGGCGCACCTGCTCGTCATGGATGTGAGGTGCGCCGCCGTTTTGCGTATGCTGGGCTGGGCAAGTCTGAGTCATAACACTCAGGGAGGGAAACGTCACGTACGTTCACAATCCGGTGAACGCACGTTCTTTTATCCAATCTGCCGTCCCTGCGGCGAGTCGTCCAGTAACAAAAAGGGAGCTGCACCAGATCGAAATGGGCGCGGCATTCTGCGTCATTGCGAGGCCAGCGCCAAGTTCAGCAGACACCTCACTGTGACGCTTAGCAGATGCGAACGCGTTGCGGAAGCGTTGGGAAAGTGGATGGGGGCTATAGCAGTTTCCAATCCAACTGGAGTGAAGTGGGCGCATGCCTCCGCTTTCTCCGTTTGCGCCCCACGAGTTGGTCGCACTGCTTGAAGAGATCAACACCCCTGGTCAAAGCCCCCCTGATCCTCAGTTCCCCCACATGGCCGAGATCAAACTCGCTCTTCTCCTCAACACCGACCCAGAATTCAAAATCGCCCTCGTGGCCATCATCCAGAGTTATCTAGCAGGCCAAGCACGCATAGCTGCTGGAGGCCTGTAAAACGACAAGTTACAGGGCTCTCTAAAAATCCCGCACCCTGCCTTCTGGCAACGGTGCGGGGCGTCTTTCTGTTAGGGTGCAGAGGCCTGAGGGCGATACCTCAGGCGAGGTTGCAGCGCACCCCTTCACGGTGGGTGCGCTCCCTTTTCTCTGCCGGCCAAGGAGGGATGCTCCTCGCCTCGCGGGTCTCCACTCCTCGTTACTGCGTGACATCCAAAATCAGCTGTGCCGTCTCAACGGGCATGTCCCACTGCGGGTAATGACCGCTGTGTTCAAACCAGTGCAGCGTCGCGTCCGGGAACAGGGCCTGCGCCCGGTGGGCTTGCCGAGGTAAACATACCCGGTCATGGCGGCCCCAGCCGATCACCACCCGTTTCGTCAGGCTGCCCTTCGGCGCGCCCAACGGCACGTCACCCTCCAACATAACCAAGTTGCGCATCAGGTCGTGCGCGGAGGGCGCGGCCGCGTAGGTCTGCATCTCGATCAGGGTAGTAAAAGGGGTTTTCCCAGCCGCGTTGAAAGCCCCCCGGATCGAGCGACACCACGGCACCGACGACGCCGCGTCGCGCCAATTCGAGCACCAGCCGAGCGCCCATGGAACTGCCGACCGCATCGATACCCAACAGGCCGTGGGCCTTCAGAAAGTCTGTGACGGCGTCGGCCAGGGTCGCCACCGAGCGCTTGCCCACCAAGGGGGCGGTATGGCCGAAGCCTGGGAGGTCAAGGGCGATCACGTCGCGTTGGGCGGTGAGGTCAGCCAGCACGGGCGTCTAGGAACGCCAACTGCTGCCCAGTCCATGGATGAGCAGCAGGGGTTTGCCCTGACCGCGACGATAATAGTGAAACTGCATGCGGCAAGGTAGCGGGCAACGTGGAGGGAACCTCCGTTGCACCTCACACATGCAGAGAGCTCTGAAGAGTAAGGGCTATATATGCGGAAGCTACCTTCATGCCCAATCTCGCCCATCTGCTGCCGGATCGAGAAATGAACTGACCCACAAAAAGGGAGCCGCGCCAGATCGAGATGGGCGCGGCTCTTCTGCCATCGTTGCGGGGGCGGGTGGCCCAGCTCGGCAGACATTCTTACTCTGAGGGCTGGCAGATTAGGACGCCTTCAGGAAAGATTTAGATTTATCCACAGCACAGGCCTTATGGAAAACTGTTCGCTCAGATATTCATCGACCTCAATATTCTCCATGACTGCTCCCATCATTTCGCCAATCGTATTTCGCAGCTCCCTAGCATCCTCCGGCTTCCAGCCATCAAACCGAATCTCTGGCTGAGTCGAAACCAAAGCCTGAAGCTCTAGATCCAGATCGGGCAACTGCTCAGCGACTGTCATCTCCAGTTCTTTGCCGAGTGCAAGACCTGCGGTACATCAAAGCTGTATTTTACCAATCCCACCTGATCCGCTACTCTCAAACTTTCACGCCTACACTCCTCAGAAGAGCTGTACAACACAGCGAAAACAGCCCTGTTCTTCTTGTTTCACCCTGTCACCGTTAATCCCCTCACAGCCCACTCCCTCCGGCATGCAGCTTCAAACATCACGGATCTTCATGTAACAGATCGGACAATCATGTAAGGCCCACGTAACCCGCTGCCTCATACAGTGCATCGTGACAACCATCCAGGAAACGGATCCCGCAGAGGCAAGCATGATCAGCTTGACCAATGAAGAGCATGACAGGCTGGCAGCCCTGTACCGGTATGACATCCTCGATACCTCCCCGGAACCGCAGTTCGATCGCCTGGTTACCATGGCATCCCACTTTTTCGATCTGCCGATGGCCTTGGTCAGTTTCATCGGTAAGGATCGCCAGTGGTTCAAAGCCAACCACGGCGTCCCGTTCTCCGAAACGCCC is a window of Deinococcus ruber DNA encoding:
- a CDS encoding transposase, which encodes MSMVDVRAAMPDVHRWYNHERRHSALGDATPWVTLISPANARNAA
- a CDS encoding alpha/beta fold hydrolase — encoded protein: MQTYAAAPSAHDLMRNLVMLEGDVPLGAPKGSLTKRVVIGWGRHDRVCLPRQAHRAQALFPDATLHWFEHSGHYPQWDMPVETAQLILDVTQ
- a CDS encoding alpha/beta fold hydrolase; translation: MLADLTAQRDVIALDLPGFGHTAPLVGKRSVATLADAVTDFLKAHGLLGIDAVGSSMGARLVLELARRGVVGAVVSLDPGGFQRGWENPFYYPDRDADLRGRALRARPDAQLGYVGG